From a single Anomaloglossus baeobatrachus isolate aAnoBae1 chromosome 8, aAnoBae1.hap1, whole genome shotgun sequence genomic region:
- the SNTN gene encoding sentan gives MPKSNAVPISKQLASIKALGKGSELEKAIATAVLVYNSCADNDGRVSKGEVKELLPTQFQNFTQGQETKPKYKELIKDLEDDSKGQMDFEDFMILLLSVTLMSDLFTEIRQSKNTK, from the exons CAATGCAGTTCCAATCTCCAAGCAACTAGCCTCTATCAAAG CACTGGGGAAAGGCTCCGAACTAGAGAAAGCCATCGCAACGGCCGTCCTTGTGTATAATTCATGTGCAGACAACGATGGAAGAGTCAGCAAGGGAGAAGTGAAGGAATTGCTGCCTACACAGTTCCAGAACTTCACACAG GGTCAAGAAACAAAACCAAAATACAAAGAGCTCATAAAAGATCTGGAGGATGACAGCAAAGGACAAATGGATTTTGAAGACTTCATGATTCTCCTGCTCAGCGTGACTCTGATGTCCGACCTGTTCACTGAAATCCGCCAATCGAAAAATACCAAATAA